CGGAGCCTCACACGTTTTCGCCATTGCCGACCATCAAACCGCCCACATTTACATCAATGACAAATCACTGAAGGAGGAGGTCATCCGTCTGTTGAAAGAGACGTCCGGCATCGCCGACATTCGCCAAGTAAATCCGGATGCTCTTCCACAAGTCACAGCCGAACGCCATGCCGATCTCGTAGCCGTTGCCGAGGCGGACGCATGGTTTTCCTACTATTACTGGGACGACGATATCCACGCCCCGGACTTTGCCCGTTGTGTGGATATCCACCGGAAACCGGGGTATGATCCCGCCGAATTATTCCTGGATCCCTCCCTGCATTGCCCGAAACTCAATATCGGTTCATTCCTCTTGAAAAAAAAGCTGGGATTCCGTGCTCTTCTGGAAGTTATTCCTTTGAACGGCAACTTAGTACGCGGTTCCCACGGCAGTGATCTGGTCGATGAACCGGACAGGCCGCTCTGCATCGCACCTCCAGGCACTCCGGATATCGTCCGCCCGGAAGATATTCATAACGTTATCCTTTCCGCCTTTTCCTGACGTCCCGGACGGGAAAAAGAGAGGATAACGCTCAAAGGTTCATGAAGTTTTTGAGCAGCAGCATGCCGAGGCGCTGGCTCTTCTCCGGATGGAATTGGGTAGCAGTCAAACGTCCGCAGCGAATTGCGGAGGCAAAGGGAATGCCGTATGTCGTTGTCGCGGCAATCAGGTCGTGATCTTCGGGACAAGGATAATAAGAGTGGACGTAATAGAAATAGGGATTATCTCCCATACCTCGCCACAAAGGATCCCTCTTGTCGCACAGTTGAACACTGTTCCACCCCATGTGAGGAACCTTGAGCCCCATTTCCGGGAAGCGTACCACCTGTCCTTTGAAGATGCCCAGTCCGGCCACTCCCGGCGTTTCTTCACCGGATTCGAATAAAACCTGATACCCGATGCAAATACCGAGGAAAGGCTTGTCCTGCTCAATCCACGTACGAATAGGAGTAACCAGTCCCTGTGCATGGAGTTTCTCCATGCAATCTCCAAAAGCCCCGACACCGGGCAGAACCAAGTGGGTCAGTC
This is a stretch of genomic DNA from Akkermansia sp. N21116. It encodes these proteins:
- the hisH gene encoding imidazole glycerol phosphate synthase subunit HisH; its protein translation is MKLGVIDYGAGNLRSVCNSFRAAGYEGSLIRSEEDMAGLTHLVLPGVGAFGDCMEKLHAQGLVTPIRTWIEQDKPFLGICIGYQVLFESGEETPGVAGLGIFKGQVVRFPEMGLKVPHMGWNSVQLCDKRDPLWRGMGDNPYFYYVHSYYPCPEDHDLIAATTTYGIPFASAIRCGRLTATQFHPEKSQRLGMLLLKNFMNL